A single window of Syntrophus aciditrophicus SB DNA harbors:
- a CDS encoding VPLPA-CTERM sorting domain-containing protein, which translates to MKNMKVVKVFLTALFAVLMVFGIMTSASAYVAPYDVPVDTLQTWTINTTPNLDADDVKGIVGYTGTAPFVELYKRNAGDSYDTGPYASSFDTTYGTGNETATITWTGSTAATFNPLYLLVKDGAQGDPAQFIFNISNWNGTDPINIAQLWPTQGSISHVALYAPVPVPAAVWLLGTGLIGLVGIRRRMVK; encoded by the coding sequence ATGAAGAACATGAAAGTAGTAAAAGTGTTTTTGACGGCGTTATTTGCGGTTCTCATGGTCTTTGGCATCATGACCAGCGCAAGTGCTTACGTAGCTCCTTACGACGTTCCTGTTGACACTTTACAGACATGGACGATAAACACCACCCCAAACCTTGATGCAGATGATGTAAAGGGGATAGTGGGGTACACTGGGACTGCTCCTTTTGTTGAACTATACAAGAGGAATGCCGGTGATTCTTACGATACTGGTCCTTATGCATCATCTTTTGATACCACTTACGGCACCGGTAACGAAACAGCAACAATAACATGGACGGGTTCAACTGCCGCGACATTCAATCCTCTTTATCTTCTTGTGAAAGACGGTGCGCAGGGCGATCCTGCACAGTTTATTTTTAATATAAGCAACTGGAACGGTACTGATCCCATCAATATTGCGCAATTATGGCCGACTCAGGGCAGTATTTCCCACGTGGCCCTGTACGCGCCTGTTCCCGTTCCCGCCGCCGTGTGGCTGTTGGGGACCGGATTGATCGGTCTGGTAGGTATCCGCCGCAGGATGGTGAAATAA
- a CDS encoding DUF6812 domain-containing protein, with protein MNIAQKSSARRQIQLFHRSGSVAADGNGGYESQDGGCPYSLHADISLHERAKRGGAFMIPTYEVKYKNIIVKMSDGSLIRGKINIANFNRLADYLKQGTDKFITVLSEDPEEASEKVTFVNREYIIWATTGD; from the coding sequence ATGAATATCGCCCAAAAATCGTCTGCACGGCGACAAATTCAGCTTTTTCATAGATCAGGAAGCGTTGCGGCGGATGGAAATGGCGGATATGAATCTCAAGACGGCGGTTGCCCTTATTCCCTTCATGCAGATATTTCGTTGCATGAAAGGGCGAAGAGAGGAGGAGCGTTTATGATTCCGACATATGAAGTAAAATATAAGAATATCATCGTGAAAATGTCAGATGGTTCCCTTATCAGAGGAAAAATAAACATCGCCAACTTTAACCGGTTGGCTGATTATCTGAAACAGGGCACGGATAAATTCATTACCGTTCTGTCTGAAGATCCTGAGGAAGCATCCGAAAAGGTTACCTTCGTCAACAGGGAATATATTATCTGGGCCACAACTGGGGATTAG
- the galE gene encoding UDP-glucose 4-epimerase GalE, whose product MRILVTGGAGYIGSHVVKALGEQGHDLLIYDNLSTGHDWAVLYGRLEVGELADTRRLDEVLQAFRPEAVLHFAASIQVEESVREPLRYYRNNVANSLNLLDAMERHDVRNLIYSSTAAVYGIPERMPVDESLPLNPINPYGASKVMMETVLRDIADARENFRYIALRYFNVAGADAGNRIGQAYADATHLITRALKTANGQYPKLSVFGTDYPTPDGTCIRDYIHVDDLADAHIRALNYLVETGKTEIMNCGYGHGFSVREVVDVAKKVTRIDFPVEETERRAGDPPELIADSSKLRRLTGWLPRHDDLEFIIRTAWDWELKYRSLLKGKV is encoded by the coding sequence ATGAGGATTCTGGTTACGGGCGGGGCCGGCTATATCGGCAGTCATGTGGTGAAGGCGCTGGGGGAGCAGGGGCATGACCTGCTCATTTATGACAACCTGTCCACGGGGCACGACTGGGCTGTCCTTTACGGCAGGCTGGAGGTGGGGGAACTGGCAGATACCCGTCGTCTGGACGAAGTCCTGCAGGCGTTCCGGCCGGAGGCGGTTCTTCATTTCGCCGCGTCCATCCAGGTGGAAGAGTCGGTCCGGGAGCCGCTTCGTTACTACCGCAACAACGTTGCTAATTCGCTGAATCTCCTGGACGCTATGGAGCGCCACGACGTCCGGAATCTCATCTATTCTTCCACGGCAGCCGTTTACGGCATTCCCGAGCGGATGCCCGTCGATGAATCTCTGCCTCTGAATCCCATCAATCCCTACGGGGCCTCCAAGGTCATGATGGAAACGGTGCTCCGGGACATCGCCGATGCCAGGGAGAACTTCCGCTACATCGCCCTGCGCTACTTCAACGTGGCCGGCGCGGATGCCGGGAACCGGATCGGCCAGGCTTACGCGGACGCCACCCATCTCATCACCCGGGCGCTCAAAACCGCCAACGGGCAATACCCCAAGCTGTCCGTCTTCGGGACGGATTACCCCACTCCCGACGGCACCTGCATCCGCGACTACATCCATGTGGACGACCTGGCCGACGCCCACATCCGGGCGCTGAATTATCTGGTGGAGACGGGGAAGACGGAAATTATGAACTGCGGCTACGGCCACGGCTTTTCGGTTCGGGAGGTGGTGGACGTCGCGAAAAAGGTGACGCGGATCGATTTTCCGGTCGAGGAAACGGAGCGCCGCGCTGGAGACCCGCCGGAACTTATCGCCGACAGTTCGAAACTCCGCCGCCTCACCGGCTGGCTGCCCCGCCACGACGATCTGGAGTTCATCATTAGAACCGCCTGGGACTGGGAACTGAAGTACCGGTCCCTTCTGAAAGGAAAGGTGTGA
- a CDS encoding VPLPA-CTERM sorting domain-containing protein — MRKQQRKIIICLLVIAAFVSFLPLAAHAYTVNLTSFQTDGITSGEIYGSGTRENGESTSPFFFCLETQVNVGVPGTYNVTETTLTDNFLRAAWLMNNYSPTWNGAYSGYNFLQTGEAVQYAIWKTIGQTLPVAPSAVITLADTLFSLAGTQSLESLTYLQSSYYRMNLTTLAGAPVQDLIGGGPSRVVPIPAAVWLLGTGLIGLVGIRRRMVK, encoded by the coding sequence ATGCGCAAGCAACAGAGGAAAATAATTATTTGTTTACTGGTCATTGCGGCTTTTGTTTCTTTTCTTCCCTTGGCCGCACACGCCTACACTGTAAATCTTACCTCTTTTCAAACGGATGGCATTACTTCAGGCGAGATATACGGTTCCGGGACAAGGGAAAATGGAGAAAGTACAAGTCCTTTCTTCTTCTGCCTGGAAACACAAGTAAACGTCGGAGTACCTGGAACGTATAACGTTACCGAAACAACATTAACTGATAATTTTTTGCGAGCGGCGTGGTTGATGAACAACTATTCTCCTACCTGGAATGGGGCATATTCGGGATATAATTTTCTGCAAACAGGCGAGGCGGTGCAATATGCCATATGGAAAACAATAGGGCAGACCCTGCCAGTCGCGCCTTCAGCGGTTATTACTCTTGCAGATACTCTGTTTTCACTTGCAGGCACACAAAGCCTGGAAAGTTTGACTTATCTTCAGTCGTCTTATTACCGAATGAACCTGACGACATTGGCGGGAGCGCCAGTGCAAGATCTTATCGGAGGGGGGCCGAGCCGTGTTGTTCCCATCCCCGCCGCCGTCTGGCTGTTGGGGACCGGATTGATCGGTCTGGTAGGTATCCGCCGCAGGATGGTGAAATAA
- a CDS encoding sigma 54-interacting transcriptional regulator, with the protein MKKWADNVVPIRDSRPFSAGYHDLVDNARIGLFRTNLKGDILYVNKCGLAMLGLENLDEAKPGDALAWYRNPEDRKTFLERLGKTGRIDQFEAECVTAKRESIVLLVNAVLEGDVITGAMIDISALKHKHEALIRREKRLADAQRIAHLGCWDWDIVTGELFWSDEVYRIFGLRPQEFGATYEDFLARIHPDDRRTVEERVNLSLADPGIPYSVSHRILLPDGAECKVFEKGEVTFDGFGKPVRMIGTVHPLIMRKQTEEELIRAYEEIQALKEKLEAENTYLREEVGLQHGAGEIIGDSEAIKNTMHRALQVARTSVTVLLTGETGTGKGIFAHFLHQNSGRADKPFVHVNCAGLPHNLIESELFGREKGAFTGSTARQIGRFELAHGGTIFLDEIGELPLELQAKLLRVIEDGKFERLGSPHSIKVDARIITSTNRNLEDEISEGRFREDLFFRLSVFPIIIPPLRERKADIPLLVEFFTHKCSKVHRKNIRHIPAQTMKSLENYGWPGNVRELMNVIERAVIVTQGTELQLAGQLSAHSIRSRKERGIEGSEKPAFKGLNGVERRHILETLQEAGWKIEGPGGAAQRLEMNPSTLRTRMKKLQIKRPETL; encoded by the coding sequence ATGAAGAAATGGGCGGACAATGTCGTCCCGATCCGGGATTCCAGACCGTTTTCCGCCGGTTATCACGATCTTGTTGACAATGCCCGAATCGGCCTTTTCAGAACCAATCTCAAAGGCGATATTCTTTATGTCAACAAATGCGGTCTGGCGATGCTGGGTTTAGAAAATCTCGATGAGGCCAAGCCGGGAGACGCTCTCGCCTGGTATCGGAATCCGGAGGACCGGAAAACCTTCCTGGAAAGACTGGGGAAAACCGGCCGGATCGATCAGTTTGAGGCGGAATGTGTCACGGCAAAAAGGGAATCCATTGTTCTGCTGGTCAATGCCGTCCTTGAAGGGGACGTTATAACGGGGGCGATGATCGATATTTCCGCTTTGAAGCACAAGCACGAGGCCCTCATCAGGAGGGAGAAAAGGCTGGCCGACGCCCAGCGGATCGCCCATCTGGGCTGCTGGGACTGGGACATCGTCACGGGGGAACTGTTCTGGTCCGATGAGGTCTATCGGATCTTCGGGCTGCGTCCCCAGGAATTCGGCGCGACCTATGAGGATTTTCTCGCCCGGATCCATCCCGACGACCGCCGGACCGTCGAAGAGCGTGTGAATTTGTCCCTTGCCGATCCCGGTATCCCTTACTCGGTGAGTCACCGGATACTCCTTCCTGATGGAGCAGAATGCAAAGTATTCGAAAAGGGTGAGGTGACCTTTGACGGATTCGGCAAGCCGGTGCGCATGATCGGGACTGTCCACCCGCTTATTATGCGAAAACAGACCGAGGAGGAACTGATTCGTGCCTATGAGGAGATCCAGGCGCTGAAGGAAAAACTGGAGGCCGAAAACACCTATCTTCGTGAAGAGGTGGGTCTGCAGCATGGCGCCGGGGAAATCATCGGTGACAGCGAGGCGATCAAAAACACTATGCACAGGGCGCTTCAGGTGGCGCGCACTTCGGTGACGGTGCTTCTGACGGGTGAGACGGGTACGGGAAAGGGGATTTTCGCCCATTTCCTTCACCAGAACAGCGGCCGTGCGGACAAACCCTTCGTCCACGTCAACTGCGCCGGATTGCCCCACAACCTGATCGAGAGCGAACTTTTCGGCAGGGAAAAGGGGGCGTTCACCGGTTCGACGGCACGGCAGATCGGCCGCTTTGAACTGGCCCACGGGGGAACCATTTTTCTCGATGAGATTGGTGAGCTTCCCCTGGAGCTGCAGGCGAAGCTTCTCAGAGTCATCGAGGACGGGAAATTCGAGCGCCTCGGCAGCCCGCATTCCATCAAGGTGGACGCGCGGATCATCACCTCGACCAACCGCAATCTCGAGGACGAGATCAGCGAAGGGCGGTTTCGGGAGGATCTTTTTTTCCGGCTCAGTGTTTTTCCGATCATCATCCCGCCCCTGCGCGAGAGAAAAGCGGACATTCCTCTTCTGGTAGAATTTTTTACTCATAAATGCAGCAAGGTTCACAGAAAAAACATTCGCCACATCCCCGCGCAGACCATGAAGTCCCTCGAAAATTACGGATGGCCGGGAAACGTCCGGGAGCTGATGAACGTGATCGAGCGGGCGGTGATCGTCACCCAGGGGACCGAACTCCAGCTTGCCGGACAACTCAGCGCCCACTCTATCAGATCCAGGAAAGAGAGGGGGATCGAGGGTTCGGAAAAGCCGGCCTTCAAAGGGCTCAACGGAGTGGAACGCCGGCATATCCTCGAAACGCTTCAGGAAGCGGGATGGAAGATCGAGGGTCCGGGAGGCGCGGCGCAGCGCCTGGAAATGAACCCGAGCACCCTGAGGACCCGGATGAAAAAACTGCAGATCAAACGGCCGGAAACATTATAG
- a CDS encoding nucleotidyltransferase domain-containing protein, translating to MAGISNETIETVRRFVRLVKNANIKVEKVVIFGSYAKGTAGKWSDVDLAIVSEDFSGIDFNDHKKLVPFLLKLDSKIEPHPFRPEDFTEDNAFAREIMKSGIELHLSELS from the coding sequence ATGGCTGGTATATCAAATGAAACAATCGAGACCGTGAGACGATTTGTCCGACTTGTCAAAAATGCCAATATCAAGGTGGAGAAGGTCGTTATATTCGGTTCTTACGCAAAGGGAACCGCGGGGAAATGGAGCGACGTGGATCTCGCCATTGTCTCGGAGGATTTTTCGGGGATCGATTTTAATGATCATAAAAAATTAGTTCCATTTTTGCTGAAATTGGATTCGAAGATCGAACCACACCCTTTCCGACCGGAAGACTTTACCGAAGATAATGCTTTTGCAAGGGAAATCATGAAAAGCGGCATTGAATTGCATCTGTCTGAATTATCCTGA
- a CDS encoding nucleotide sugar dehydrogenase, which translates to MNQSDKTWSVSPGGESFPLPLPEEYPGEFERLQQIVQEQRSLGREIVVVMGLGFVGAVMAGVVADSVDRDTGKPMKFVIGMQRPSVRSYWKIPLFNRGIAPVEAEDPEVVPLIDRCVNKKKTLMATYTDDVLSLADVVVVDVQCDYFKECLGNVREGHAEIAALEDSLRILGEKIRPECLVLIETTVPPGTTEYIAYPIIKKAFEKRGLKDAEPLLGHSFERVMPGREYVASIRDFWRVCSGINDTARERVRKFLSDILNVEKYPLTVLDRPIESETCKIVENSYRATLLAFLDEWSLFAERNGVDLIKVIQAIKVRPTHSNMIFPGPGIGGYCLPKDGGLGVWSYRTLMGYDDEIFRLTPMAIDINDTRALHAAELVRDALRNMGKIVAASKIAILGASYREDVGDTRYSGSEILVRKLTEMGAEISVHDPYVQHWWEFEKQESYPATGHSWSRFFRNQERLSELRISKDLGEALDGSDAAVLAVRHQLYLSLTPDDIVRMAGRPIAVVDCFGILYDEGIRRFIELGCEVKGLGRGHIRRIKDQVQKR; encoded by the coding sequence GTGAATCAATCCGATAAAACGTGGTCTGTCAGTCCTGGTGGTGAATCATTTCCTTTGCCTTTGCCGGAAGAGTACCCGGGAGAATTCGAGCGACTTCAGCAGATCGTCCAGGAGCAGCGCAGCTTGGGCCGGGAGATTGTTGTCGTCATGGGGCTGGGTTTTGTGGGGGCAGTGATGGCGGGGGTCGTGGCCGATTCGGTGGATCGCGATACCGGCAAACCGATGAAGTTCGTCATCGGGATGCAGCGCCCTTCGGTACGATCCTATTGGAAGATCCCCCTGTTCAACCGCGGAATCGCCCCCGTGGAGGCGGAAGATCCGGAGGTCGTTCCGCTGATTGACCGCTGCGTCAACAAGAAAAAGACCCTGATGGCCACCTATACGGATGATGTCCTTTCCCTGGCCGATGTTGTGGTCGTCGATGTCCAGTGCGACTATTTCAAGGAATGCCTGGGCAATGTCCGGGAAGGGCATGCGGAAATCGCCGCGCTGGAGGACAGCCTGCGCATCCTGGGGGAAAAGATCCGACCGGAATGCCTCGTCCTGATCGAAACGACGGTTCCGCCGGGGACAACGGAATATATCGCCTATCCCATCATCAAGAAGGCCTTTGAAAAGCGCGGACTAAAGGATGCGGAGCCTCTGCTGGGCCATTCCTTCGAGCGGGTCATGCCGGGCCGGGAGTATGTGGCCTCCATCCGGGATTTCTGGCGGGTCTGCAGCGGGATCAACGATACCGCCAGAGAGCGGGTGCGGAAGTTCCTGTCGGATATACTGAATGTGGAAAAATATCCCCTGACCGTTCTGGACCGTCCCATCGAGAGCGAGACCTGCAAGATTGTGGAAAATTCCTACCGGGCGACCCTCCTGGCCTTCCTGGATGAATGGAGCCTGTTTGCAGAACGCAACGGCGTGGATCTGATCAAGGTGATCCAGGCGATCAAGGTCCGCCCCACCCATTCCAACATGATCTTTCCCGGACCCGGGATCGGCGGTTACTGCCTGCCCAAGGACGGCGGCCTGGGGGTCTGGTCCTACCGGACCCTGATGGGATATGATGATGAAATCTTCAGGCTGACGCCCATGGCAATCGATATCAACGACACCCGGGCGCTTCACGCCGCGGAGCTGGTGCGGGATGCCCTCAGGAACATGGGCAAGATCGTCGCGGCCTCGAAGATTGCCATTCTCGGGGCCTCATACCGGGAAGATGTGGGGGACACCCGCTACAGCGGCTCGGAGATCCTGGTCCGCAAGCTGACGGAAATGGGCGCTGAAATTTCCGTTCATGATCCTTATGTCCAGCACTGGTGGGAGTTTGAAAAACAGGAGAGCTATCCGGCAACCGGTCACTCCTGGTCCCGATTCTTCCGCAATCAGGAAAGGCTCAGTGAACTCCGCATCAGCAAGGATCTGGGGGAGGCCCTGGATGGATCCGATGCCGCTGTCTTAGCCGTCCGTCACCAGCTCTACCTGAGCTTGACGCCGGATGATATCGTCCGCATGGCCGGTCGGCCGATTGCCGTGGTGGACTGTTTCGGGATTCTCTATGACGAGGGAATCCGGCGGTTTATTGAACTGGGATGCGAAGTCAAAGGCCTGGGACGCGGCCACATCAGGCGGATCAAGGATCAGGTGCAAAAAAGATGA
- a CDS encoding PKD domain-containing protein, translating into MKATRYLLAVLAALFAFSGFFEPAVLAAETVTAVLERITLTSEFSPPSPDPAGIVYLSDSNTLLISDCEVDEMPPYFTGKNLFEATLGGSLLGTLTTTSFSNEPTGVGYDPSTRRLFVSDDDEGRIWIVKPGSDGVYNTADDILASFRTSLFAIADPEDVVFDSWRGHLVVIDGTGEEVWDISPGANGVFDGASGDDQASHFDTEAMGIHDPEGIAFDTNNGHLYLLSSKCDRIAETTVSGTLIRYIDISRLKTSYGAKMCAGLTYAPSSSITGKMNLYMVTRGVDNGADPYENDGRIYEISFPPLGPSNNVAPVVNAGPDQTITLPGSAVLAGTASDDGLPNPPATLTYSWITVSGPGTVTFGSASSLASTASFSSAGTYTLRLTVSDSALSSSDDVVVTVQSSTSTNLAPVVNAGADQTITLPGSAALAGTASDDGLPNPPAALTYAWSTVSGPGTVNFGSASSLTTTASFSSAGTYTLRLTVSDSVLSSSDDVVVTVNDSGGTEPQSFSVRVSAGSDDAEEFTSSNGWIYLTGNDLELIHDSEDQIVGMRFNSIPIPAGATILDARVQFTVKDATTGACSLVIRGQAADHATTFTTSRYNISSRLLTSAAVNWIPAAWPAVGAAGPDQQTPNLSSILQEIVSRPGWQSGNSLALIVTGSGTRTASAYERSASQAPQLLVTYSTSTTPANSAPVVNAGADQTITLPGSATLAGTASDDGLPSPPAALTYAWSTVSGPGTVTFGSASSLATTAGFSSAGTYTLRLTVSDSVLSSSDDLVVTVQSSTSTNLAPVVNAGADQTITLPGSAALAGTASDDGLPSPPATLTYSWSKVSGPGTVTFGSASSLATTASFSAAGTYILRLTVSDSVLSSSDDVVVTVNDSGGTEPQSFSVRVSLGSDDAEEFTASNGWIYLTGNDLELIYDTQVQIVGMRFNNIPIPNGATILDARVQFTVKDATTGVCSLVIRGEAADHATTFTTTRYNISSRLLTSAAVNWIPAAWPAVGAAGPDQQTPNLISIIQEIVSRPGWQSGNSLALIVTGSGTRTASAYERSASQAPQLLVTYSTSTAP; encoded by the coding sequence TTGAAGGCAACAAGATATCTTCTCGCCGTCCTGGCTGCCCTGTTCGCTTTTTCCGGATTTTTCGAGCCGGCAGTCCTGGCCGCCGAAACCGTAACCGCCGTGCTGGAGCGGATCACCCTGACCTCGGAGTTTTCGCCGCCCAGCCCGGATCCGGCGGGGATCGTCTATCTTTCGGACTCCAACACCCTGCTGATCAGTGACTGTGAAGTCGACGAAATGCCTCCCTACTTCACGGGGAAGAATCTCTTTGAAGCGACTCTGGGGGGCAGCCTGCTGGGCACGCTGACGACGACCTCCTTTTCAAACGAACCCACCGGGGTCGGGTACGATCCTTCCACCAGACGCCTGTTCGTCAGCGACGACGACGAGGGACGGATCTGGATCGTGAAGCCGGGAAGCGACGGGGTTTACAATACGGCAGACGATATCCTCGCCAGCTTTCGGACTTCCTTGTTCGCGATTGCTGACCCTGAAGACGTCGTATTTGACAGCTGGCGAGGCCATCTGGTTGTCATAGACGGCACGGGGGAAGAGGTCTGGGATATCTCCCCGGGCGCCAACGGCGTGTTTGACGGGGCCTCGGGTGATGATCAGGCAAGCCACTTCGATACGGAGGCTATGGGAATTCATGATCCGGAGGGGATCGCCTTCGATACGAACAACGGCCATCTGTATCTTCTGAGCAGTAAATGCGACAGGATCGCGGAGACTACCGTCAGTGGGACCTTAATCCGCTACATTGATATTTCCCGCCTCAAGACCTCTTATGGTGCGAAAATGTGTGCCGGATTGACCTATGCGCCCTCCAGCAGCATTACCGGCAAAATGAACCTCTACATGGTGACCCGCGGCGTGGACAACGGGGCCGATCCTTACGAGAACGACGGCCGAATTTACGAAATATCGTTCCCTCCACTGGGACCCTCGAATAACGTGGCTCCGGTGGTCAATGCGGGTCCTGATCAGACGATCACGCTACCCGGCAGTGCAGTCCTTGCCGGCACGGCCTCGGACGACGGTCTTCCCAACCCTCCCGCAACGCTCACCTATTCCTGGATCACGGTCAGCGGTCCGGGGACGGTGACCTTTGGCAGTGCCTCTTCACTTGCGTCGACGGCGAGCTTCTCATCAGCGGGGACCTACACCCTGCGCCTGACGGTCTCCGACAGCGCCCTGTCGTCGAGCGACGACGTGGTCGTGACGGTCCAGTCCTCCACATCCACAAACCTGGCACCGGTGGTGAATGCGGGAGCAGATCAGACGATCACGCTACCCGGCAGTGCGGCTCTTGCCGGCACGGCATCGGACGACGGCCTTCCCAACCCTCCCGCAGCGCTTACCTATGCGTGGAGCACGGTCAGCGGTCCAGGAACCGTGAACTTCGGCAGCGCCTCATCGCTTACGACAACGGCAAGCTTCTCATCAGCAGGAACTTACACCCTGCGCCTGACGGTCTCCGACAGTGTTCTATCGTCGAGCGACGATGTGGTTGTGACGGTGAACGACAGTGGGGGGACAGAACCCCAGAGTTTTTCCGTGCGCGTTTCGGCTGGCAGCGACGATGCGGAAGAGTTCACCTCCTCGAACGGCTGGATATATCTCACCGGCAATGATCTCGAACTGATTCATGACAGTGAAGATCAGATTGTGGGCATGCGCTTCAACAGCATCCCCATTCCGGCAGGGGCAACGATTCTCGATGCCCGCGTTCAGTTCACGGTCAAGGACGCGACAACGGGAGCATGCAGCCTGGTGATTCGAGGGCAGGCTGCCGACCATGCCACGACCTTCACCACATCCCGCTACAACATCAGCAGCCGGCTGCTCACTTCGGCCGCGGTGAACTGGATTCCCGCTGCCTGGCCAGCGGTGGGCGCAGCGGGTCCGGACCAGCAGACGCCCAACCTGAGTTCCATTCTGCAGGAGATCGTCAGTCGTCCCGGCTGGCAGTCGGGAAACAGCCTGGCGCTGATCGTCACAGGCTCAGGCACGCGAACCGCCTCCGCTTATGAGCGTTCGGCGAGTCAGGCGCCGCAGCTCCTGGTCACGTATTCGACCTCGACCACACCTGCAAACTCGGCGCCGGTGGTGAATGCGGGAGCTGATCAGACGATCACGCTACCCGGCAGTGCGACTCTTGCCGGTACGGCTTCGGATGACGGTCTTCCCAGCCCTCCCGCAGCGCTTACCTATGCGTGGAGCACGGTCAGCGGGCCGGGAACAGTGACCTTCGGCAGCGCCTCTTCGCTTGCGACAACGGCAGGCTTCTCATCAGCGGGGACCTACACCCTGCGCCTGACGGTTTCCGACAGCGTCCTGTCGTCGAGCGACGACTTGGTCGTGACGGTCCAGTCCTCCACATCCACAAACCTGGCACCGGTGGTGAATGCGGGAGCAGATCAGACGATCACGCTACCCGGCAGTGCGGCCCTTGCCGGCACAGCCTCGGACGACGGCTTGCCCAGTCCGCCCGCGACGCTCACCTATTCGTGGAGCAAAGTCAGCGGGCCGGGCACGGTAACCTTCGGCAGCGCCTCTTCGCTTGCGACGACGGCGAGCTTCTCGGCAGCGGGGACCTACATCCTGCGCCTGACGGTCTCCGACAGCGTTCTGTCGTCGAGCGATGATGTGGTTGTGACGGTGAACGACAGTGGGGGGACAGAACCCCAGAGTTTTTCCGTGCGCGTTTCGTTGGGCAGCGACGATGCGGAAGAGTTCACCGCCTCGAACGGCTGGATATATCTCACCGGCAATGATCTCGAACTGATTTACGACACCCAGGTTCAGATTGTAGGCATGCGATTCAATAACATCCCCATTCCGAATGGGGCCACGATTCTCGATGCCCGCGTTCAGTTCACGGTCAAGGACGCCACAACCGGGGTCTGCAGCCTGGTGATTCGAGGGGAGGCTGCCGACCATGCCACGACCTTCACCACAACCCGCTACAACATCAGCAGCCGGCTGCTCACTTCCGCCGCGGTGAACTGGATTCCCGCGGCCTGGCCTGCGGTGGGCGCAGCGGGTCCGGACCAGCAGACACCCAACCTGATCTCTATCATACAGGAGATCGTCAGCCGTCCCGGCTGGCAGTCGGGCAACAGCCTGGCGCTGATCGTCACAGGCTCAGGAACGCGAACCGCCTCCGCTTATGAGCGCTCGGCGAGTCAGGCGCCGCAGCTCCTGGTCACGTATTCGACCTCGACCGCGCCATAA